One window of Penaeus chinensis breed Huanghai No. 1 chromosome 3, ASM1920278v2, whole genome shotgun sequence genomic DNA carries:
- the LOC125040630 gene encoding leucine-rich repeat-containing protein 24-like, whose translation MPNESQVLVLAVVWAWVATTASTGCPKICECKWRDGREMVVCQKANFIDVPRGLESTTQVLDLRHNNLRILPRDSFAYSGLLNLQKLWLNFCNIMWVEKGAFRELTHVKELDLSNNFLRDVPSGALADIASLRELRLAHNYLTVLSATAFLFSLDLVELDISYNKISKIEERALRVLGNLEILNVAGNKITFLNSTELRPLQVLRVIGIDDNPWDCDCRLQQLSHWMRERKLTASTPPSCSHPSWLYGRDWQALDDKHFLCGPHTMAATPRILATDRDNVTLMCRVESEVEVIITWLVDETPILNTNMTHRYKVKQSGDPDRQLYVSNFTILSVVREDQGIYRCLAENRAGTSVTDIMLQVSHEVVEVRSENVEQLFMRRGLLGAVSIVLFLVFFTCSVMYCKAKDIRLQVSEDNSLRTTKLTKNLHEKLGEYNAGHDSNSNIQTHDTQSWVICDSPGENVQTSDLTMKSGQEPNKSSPKQPLLIGAATSRVEIKKQEETDTHTNTEYEMYPERFNEENVLYKEINRHPSYSSLGNSLHFPDLLDLPKSHLSDLTEPQKCEPVQRPDEKLLLGTHRSCISSRRL comes from the coding sequence ATGCCCAATGAATCTCAAGTTTTAGTATTGGCGGTTGTATGGGCATGGGTTGCTACCACAGCTTCTACAGGATGCCCAAAAATTTGCGAATGTAAATGGCGGGACGGAAGAGAGATGGTCGTTTGCCAAAAAGCCAACTTTATAGACGTACCTCGAGGGCTGGAGTCAACAACTCAAGTGCTTGATCTTCGACACAACAACTTGAGAATTCTTCCGCGAGATTCCTTTGCTTATAGCGGCCTGTTGAACCTGCAGAAATTGTGGCTAAATTTCTGCAATATAATGTGGGTTGAAAAAGGAGCTTTTCGGGAGTTAACCCACGTGAAAGAACTAGACTTAAGCAACAATTTCTTACGGGATGTGCCATCTGGCGCCCTTGCAGACATCGCCAGTCTCCGTGAGCTACGACTTGCACACAATTATCTAACTGTCCTTTCCGCCACTGCCTTCCTATTTTCGCTTGACCTGGTTGAACTCGACATAAGTTATAATAAGATAAGCAAAATCGAAGAAAGGGCTTTAAGAGTTCTCGGAAACCTAGAGATCCTGAATGTGGCAGGTAATAAAATTACTTTTCTAAATTCTACTGAGCTAAGACCCCTTCAGGTTTTGCGTGTAATTGGGATTGATGACAACCCTTGGGATTGTGACTGCCGTCTTCAGCAACTCAGCCACTGGATGCGTGAGCGGAAACTGACAGCGTCGACGCCTCCTTCGTGTTCACACCCAAGCTGGCTCTACGGGCGAGACTGGCAGGCGCTTGATGACAAGCACTTCCTCTGCGGCCCGCATACAATGGCTGCCACCCCAAGAATCTTAGCAACAGACAGAGATAATGTCACACTTATGTGCAGAGTCGAGTCGGAAGTAGAAGTAATTATCACCTGGCTAGTTGACGAAACACCGATACTtaacacaaatatgacacaccGTTATAAAGTGAAACAATCAGGAGATCCCGATCGCCAGCTCTATGTGTCAAATTTTACAATACTCAGTGTCGTGAGAGAGGATCAGGGAATATATCGTTGCTTGGCAGAAAACAGAGCAGGAACCAGTGTAACTGATATAATGTTACAAGTGTCACATGAAGTTGTTGAAGTGCGCAGTGAAAATGTTGAACAACTCTTCATGAGGCGTGGTTTGCTTGGAGCAGTATCAATAGTTCTGTTTTTGGTGTTCTTCACATGTAGTGTGATGTACTGTAAAGCAAAGGATATTAGGTTACAAGTATCTGAAGACAACAGTCTAAGGACAACAAAGTTAACCAAGAATTTACACGAGAAATTAGGGGAGTATAATGCAGGCcatgatagtaacagcaacataCAAACGCACGACACACAATCATGGGTAATCTGTGATTCGCCTGGTGAAAATGTTCAAACTAGTGACCTTACTATGAAATCTGGTCAAGAGCCCAACAAAAGTTCTCCTAAACAGCCTCTATTAATCGGCGCAGCAACATCTCGtgttgaaataaaaaaacaagaagaaactgACACTCATACTAACACAGAATATGAGATGTATCCAGAAAGATTCAATGAGGAAAATGTGCTCTATAAGGAAATCAATCGCCACCCCTCTTATTCTTCGCTAGGTAACAGTCTCCACTTCCCAGATTTACTAGATCTTCCTAAATCGCATCTCTCTGACCTTACGGAACCACAGAAGTGCGAGCCGGTTCAACGTCCAGATGAAAAGCTGTTGCTGGGTACCCACAGATCATGCATCTCTTCAAGGAGACTGTAA